The sequence atatgatataaaatataatttttcattatttattctgTAGAGAAATATTCAAAAGCTGATTTGCCAAATCATACATTTAGCTATTTTTTTAcgctaaatcatgttttataaaattttgaaatttttttgtattttaaattaattttttttattgttaatataaaaaaaatcatatatttttaaacaaaatatattttaaaaaataatcgaatatataattataaagtaGAATTTTAGCAGCATTATTTATAGAATTAGGCCAAGCCCAGTAATAAAAGCCCATTTCTCGTGGGCGCTCCCGTCCCTCCCAAACATCTATTCAAATAAGCCGAAAGGCGAAAGCATCTCTCAACCAAAGCGAACGACGATGGAAGGAAGCTCATCGGATATGGAGTTCACAGAGATCGAGACCAACGCTGACTCGATCGACAACTCAGTCATATTCCATGTTATCAAAAGCGTTTTCGGTTTTGTTCTCTATATGCACCAGCAAATCCCTTCGTAAGTAACTTCTCTCTTCTGCTTCCcctaattcaattttaattcttCTCAAGAACGATAACTGATATTGCAGACGCCGATCAggtttttatgaaataatttttcttagtaAATTTTCCAAATTATACTGTTAATATGAAGGTATTGATTAAGAGAAGGGAATTAGAAAATGCTCTAAGAaatcttttatttcttgataATGCAGGATTTTTCAGGATATTAGTCTTGAATTTGATTCCTTGCAAACAGAGTATAAAGAGCTGGTATGTTATCAactacatattatttttattgttattgttattgttattgttagaaGCCAAAGAATTGTTATGTATAGGAGACGACAATtacaaaaactgaattaaaGGCATCTGTTCGAAGAAATCACATTAGTAGAATGAGAGAGGTGAAACATGGGATTAAGAGACTGGAGAAATTGGTGAACACAGTTGGTGGGCTCGAGAGTGCGTTGCAACTCATAATTAGTGAGGTTCTTTGCATCGAGGAAGTGATTTTAGTACTTGGGGCTAGTCCAATACGGCCCCAGCATGTCTATGAATTGTGCTTTTCGCGTGGAAATGCTGTCCCAAGAGATGATGGTGGTTTTGCTAAAAGCAAAGTTGCAGAAGGGCTTTCAAGAAAGGTTTGCCATATGTGTACCTATGTTATTTGTAATTTCATATTAAGTTgcaaatttgacaaaattttataaaattttgataggTCAAATGTCTTTTGACAGGCTGTTCGTGCATTGATCTCGAAGGGTGCTGGATCTAGTTCGTATCCAGGTATCTGGTAAAGCTTGTCCTGTCATTATTAGTTAATCTGCTGGGAGGAAACTCTGATGTTTCCGTGTTTCTTTATTTCCATAGGTCCTACTAAATTGTTTCTGTTGATTAAAGCTCCATCTTCTTTCAACTTGCCCCTGCATTTTCTTCCAAAACGTGACTTCAGATACAGTAAAAAGGTATAGATCGAGCTAACCAAAAAGCTTTGTTGTGCTTTTAGTTGCATGAGTTTTACTTTCTGAGATATTATATATCACTTTAAGAAACAACCACTATTGCAATCATACTAAAATCATGCATCCTACTTTGCTTAGAAATAAATCCACTTATTCTTACTGCTGAATTGGCTAGCAATGTTTTGATCTTTACAATACTCTAATGGAACAATCATGTTGATGAAACAATGAATTTCATACAAAGACGTTAATTTTGGCTGCATTCTCTTTTTTGCATGCATGTTCCGTCCTTGTATGAGGCACATCTTACATGTTTTAACTGATGTCTTCAGAACAGTTTCTGATTgtcaccaaaataaaatatctctgAGATCATAGAATCAGTGCTTCTCAGCCGTTGTCATTATTGGAAGGCCGCCTATCATATTCTTAATCTGATTTTTTAGATCAAGGGCAATCTTGCATTAATATCATatgattgttttgtttgattgcaTTTTTGGGCAGATTGTGCCTTCCAGGCTGCAAATTAAGTGTAGAAAAGTTCTGGAAATGGATGCTCCTGAATGTGGTTCTCAAACCAGCAGCTCCAGAAATTCGAGAGAATCTGCTTCAAATGATTTAATCTGGTATGGGACAATGACTGCTGTTTTGATATCATCAATAGGTTTTCTATTATCTGAACTTGAGCTTCAATTCTATAGTAGAAGATTGACAACCCATATCAGTTGAATAATTTGAAGAgcagaaaattaattaacattaataatgaGTGAACCACCCCAAAATGATTTAGTGGATAGATTAGTTTTGTCAGCTTCATGGTCAGAAATGAGTAAGGTAGGGAAAATACAATCCAGCATCGTTTGGTCTGTGCCTCTTGCAattccagaaaagaaaaggcccctttctttttatgtaataGAATGTTTTAACTTTACAAGTTTCATAATCTAGAAACTGAGGAGAATTGAAGCAATTTCTGACACCGGCTTCTTGATGCTGTATGAGATTGTATGGGTCACGAGATAATTTCACATCATAAAGTAAAGTGAGTTTCTCTCGCAGGTTTCAATGTCGCCATGTAGTCAAGGGCCTTGCATTCAAGATCCCAACAGAAGAATGACAGTGTTTTCATCATTGTAGAGCAGCTTTTCTTGTGCCTCTTCTGATCATGCTTCCCTTAAAATACAATACACCTATGCAGCAGCGTTTGTAAGTAACTGTCCTTATCTTATCTGTAGTCAAATTTGTTCACCAGCCTTGACAGTAAAAAATTCTGCAGATCTGTGATGCATTACTACTCGACTAGAAATTTGATGTTTGGTAGCTTCCCTTGGTATTCTTACTCGACTAGAAATTTGTATGCTATCCTTATGCTATTTGCTTGACCTTTTAGTTTACAAGATCATCAATCAGACGATCAAAATATAGCTTGTTAATATAATACCCACCAGAGACTTCAATCCTATCATTGGaaattttttcaagattaaaccCAGTGCTGTCCTACCAATATCTTACTTGCATGCAAGCTATAAAAGAAGTCTCATGCCAATGAAGCTTCGGATAAACAATAAAGGAGATAGCGTgctgttattattattcaatttacaTTGTACAAGATATTTAACAGCGCAACATAATGAGAGCTCTTGCTTTTATGCACTGTGACATGGCAGTCCCTTTGGGGATTAATAAGTCCACTCTTTGGGAAGAAATATCTCTGGTGAAGAATTCTCATTATTTAATGCAACAGCGCATTGTGCTGACACGTCCTTGctctttttattcttgaaagaaTTGCAGTCTCtgccttttgatttatttttggcaTCTGCAATAAGACAATAGCTGgcaacaaattaatcataaaGCCAAGAAAAGCTATACGCATAGAAGAGAAGAGCAAAAAGGCTAGCCTAGCCTAACCTTGCCGGGGTGATAAGTGCAAGCCTATTTCATGCACATTGATATTTAGAGCTTGAACAACACGTGCGGGGAGGAGAACAGGAGCGCAAGCTGCACAATCAAGAAAGACAGGACATCAGTTATGATGTTTTCAGTGCCTCTTCATTTTAGCAGGATCACAGTTGTGGTATCAGACGTTCGCGTCATTCCATCAAAGATGCAGTACCTGGCTTCTTGCTAGATTGCATGTTGGTTCCTGCCCTTTGTGGAAGAAAAACTCCAGTCCCTGATGATTTTTTACCCGAATCTAGAAAAACAGCTTGCATTCCAGGGCCCCCCGATGCCCAGTTAGTGGCGTATTTTGTTCTACAACCGGGTCTTGGGCTGGACTTTGGGCGCTGATAGAACACAAGCAGGTGGGGTTATAAAGTTTCATTACTGGAGTCCACAGATATTTTAAaggaatatttttaaatgatgataTCTTCTATACTTCTATTATTTAGCAAAATTGGTTTCAGAGAAGAGATTTACGACCTCGGTCGTTAACAGAAAGAAAGAACCACTATGAAAACactcaaaaacattttactGTAAACCCTACAGTATTTCACCCGAATTAGTGCAATAAAATCATTTAGAAGGTCTTGCTCTCTGCAGGATATTATTCTATGTTATCAGTAAGCATCTTggttttctcctctttttcgtGGTTAAAAACGTATACGGTCGGCTACTCAACTCCctcagaattttttaaaaaaaaatatatgatccaGTGTGTTTACATTAATTTGTGTGATGTTTTGTGTAAAATTGTCTTCCATCTTTATCTTAACTCACCATCCGTGGGATCGAGTTGGGTACATAGGCCTATGTGATTTGGTTCTTTGAGAAAACTTTCTATATATCACGTATGATGACAAATCGGAAGAATTCCGATACCAACGGCAAGCCGCTTCTCGGAAAGCCGCTTTTGACATATCCCAAATTCTCAAGCTTATCTCACCATCAACCACAATAATTTATCCATATATAATCCCGAGTgacagagggaaaaaaaaataatgcatgtcGTTTTGGTTTGTAACTGTTGAAAATTAATACCACTTATTTGCGAGGACAAGAGGCTACTGACATTATCGTAACCCACTCATCTATAAGCAGTCCTATCACGTTTTACCTGCAGTCTAGTAGCCATCTTTCTATTAATTGCATGTCCTGTCTTTCAGATTTCATGCATGCGTGTAAGAAATGACACGCCATCAACATTCATGTCTCTATTCCATCTAACGTCTCTTCCTTCCACCTTAATTACACCAAAATGTAGAAGCGTGCAAAGGACCCTTTGAAGCGATAACATCATCATCGAGACTCTTTGCTGGGGGCGCTAAATCAAGGCCATAAATGGTTGAAAACCGATCGAATGGCCATTAGGCTTCAAAATCAATCATACATTCACTTTCATTTCCTAGTTATTGGGTTATGGACGTTTAAGCAACCAGAAGCTAGCATTCGCTTAAGTGAAACCCTGACTTCAGTAgcattaattaatcatattatagCAATATATAATTTTCCTCAATATTCAATAAACGAAAACAAACGTTTGAactgagaatatatatatatatatatatatatatatatatatatataaaacactttctggaagtGGAAGCAACAAGAAGGAAAGAAGCGCATACCTGTGGATGTGGGTCTTGAGGCAATTTGGGAAGACTGTGAtattgatggtggtggtggtggtggtggtggtggtggtgttgctTCACATATTCCTAAAACAAAACATGGCCCCGaaacttcaaaaacaaaaacttagaaacCTAAAGAGTAAAGACAGACAAAAACTTGAACTGTGATTCATTTGAATGATAATATTTGTGTATCATGTGTACGTGTATATATTATACCTTGGAGTCCCATATAGCCTCATCTAGAACATGAGAAGGTAGGCATGAAATTGCTTCTTCAAATCCAACTTCTCCATCGTCAATACCGGCCATTGAACGCAGAGAGAAGGACAAAAGGGAGAGAAAAGCAAAGGGAGGTTTCCGGCTTCACTCTTCAGGCTTGGATTATAATTTTAGTTCCTTTCTTGTTCTGGAGTAGAGAGATGGAGGCTTTTAAGCTCCAACTTCTGACCTGCAACCTAACTAAATAGTTACGTGGAAAGAGGGGGCGATAAATGATAGATGGTGGGACCTTTTTAACAAGATATTAATCACTCTCTTCTTCAGCGCGTGCACAATGTTTTCCAAGAGATATGGACGAAATGATGACGATTTTTAGTTGCCTAATGGTTGCTGTTCCTGTAAGCGTATGATTTGCGTCCTCCAATTGCTTTAACTGACCCTTAATTTCGGACTAGATTTAAGCATAAAACCACCTTACCTTTTAAGACATTTACCCTACTTATTTGGTGCTTTGGACTTAAAAATTTACTAATCTGACCACCTACAGCCtttttattatagttaaaaaaactgGAATTGTTCGATGAATCAATTTAGACCTGATTTagactaaatttaatataaaaatagataaaaattaatttaatataacttaattaaaaatttgaattaattcacgACTTCATCAAAACTTgttgactataaaaaaaaaattaaaaatattttattttgattattttttataaaaatattagttaatttTGTAATTCATAACTTTGTGTTTTATGCCGACTAGATCTCTCGGATTAAGTTTAACAACAAcctaataattaaagaaattacttagcctaatagttttatttttattgtttgggtttgtatttttttcattcgtgttttaaacaaatcatcatctttaaatacttttttttcttatgatcttCGCATGAATAACAAGCGTCTTAAATAcatctcacacacacacacaatgtcGTATAGATTTATGGTATCAAATCTTGCATAGTTCATACTAGTAAATATATGATCATGTGTGggtaaacaaataataaacctTCTTTGATCTTTTAATATATCCATAACGTTTTGTATTCTCCTGATgtgttttataaatatgttaGTTGAATTCATTGTGAAACTGCTTTtacttttgatattattatttatatttatttatataagatATTcaggttaatttatatatatctcaattaatttttgcaGATCCTGAAACTAACAATCAGTTAAGTATTTAATagctatcaatattaataactaCATGACTTCAATATAAAACCACATGGAGAtactttaaatattattaaactataCCTTTGGTGTCTTATATATTTTCCAGAAAATAGTATATTATTTGATTGGAAAGTAAGATGGTTTTATTAGTTATTGTGACCGTTTTTACTTGATCtgaaatttcatcaaattttagtcaaaaaaaataaaattagatcacTCTTAATTATCTGATTTTGTACATTTCAAAACTCTGAATGCCCGAAAAAATTCCTAAGGTAAGtcccaataaaaaaagtttattgctcagaataagaaaaaaaaaaaaaacccaaagaatTATATATACGTTTGCATGCATGTTGTATGTATATTTTCTAACTTCTCAAAAAAGTACTTCTTTTCAGAATCTAAGAGGTAAAATTGAAGATCGAGTACTGGTATGGTGTAGTTAATTACTGGTATATAATTTtgagataatatatattgaaggGTATATATTTCAATCACTAAACCGATAAAGAAACCAAAAGCAATAAGAAGTGGACCGTAGATTGGGTTGGGTTGAGTTTGGTTAACCCCTCTTTTGTCTCTAAAATAATGTTACAGTTAGGGTTAGCTTGGAAGTgcagtaaaaattattttttaaagttttttttaatcataaatgcatcaaattaatatattttttatttttaaaattttatttttgatatctagACATccaaacaatccaaaaacaataaaaattaacttaaaataaaaaaaaaaatcaacttttttgaAAACATAGTTCGAACGCACTCCTAAGTACACCTGTTGTAAAACTCACTATCCCATTATCATTAAAGGGTTTGTTTGGAATCGTAGTAGTGATTGCGATTCtaagtatttttagtttagaaatatataaaataatattttttttatttttttaaaaattatttttaatatcagtatattaaaataatctaaaaatatttataaaaaaacaattttttaccaaatatttttcttgaaatttgagGTAATGCGACTGTATTCCCAAACAGAAACAAacctgtttttcaatttatgatCATTTTGGTTTTGATACATTAATTGGTTGGTGATTACACGACATCTCCACACGCAACGTGGTACTAGTAGCTAAATACTCTATACATATATAATTCGGTGATCAGTTGAACAGATTATTACATGGTGACAAATTATCCCAAAAGAGTAGCCTAGCATGTTGGAGCTGGTAGCTGTTCTTCTTAACAACCAATACCATCACACGAAACTCCAGCGTCATGaaatgttttgtttggtttaggtAAGAGTGCCCCACAGAGGATATCATACACGTGTCAAAAGCCTAAATGAGTAAAGAATTAATCTATAGATgactctttttaattttcatgttttgacTTGTAAAATTCGGGCTTCTATTCTGATCTACTTTGATAATCTAAAGCATACGATACTGGTGAACTACTTGTTCTTCTTCTCGAGTTGTTTGGAGATTTGTCTGCCGTCTTTGGCGGAAGTGGATTTTTTTCGTTGACTAATTTTTTCATGGTCGGATTTGCATTCCTACTCAGTTTTCAGCTGcatatgatatatataattagacgtcaaaaccattatttttccTAATAGAGGGAGAGGGTTTGCCACTTAGACTATAACTAGATACTTATAAACTAGATATTTATCCCGTGTAACgggttaaattatatatatatatatatataaagatatagCTAGCATGTTTGTTAGCAAtcaattatgaaataaaaatcaattttttataggaCAACACTCTTTTgcaataatgaaataataacatattagacaaaaaatttaaaaaaatattaagacaacgACATATTAAATAAATCTATACCAAACAccaattaacttaaaaatattgcaaataagATCATAAGAAAGTGATGATGTCATAGAATGCAAAGTCAAACAATTAGGAAggccaattatatatatatatatatatatatatatatatatatatatatatatatatatataacttgaatAAACCTACAATTTAAGTTATGAGAATTATGTCACCTTATAGCAATCAAATCGTGAAGGTCTCAACCAATCTattattgaaagatgaaatcataaaagaaataattttaaaagaaaacaaatctgaATCACCTTGACAAACCCTTCACTCGGGTCacaaaaaccaaaagcaaataaaaacataacaaagcgtaattctcaatcaactaaaCACTCGACCTCAGTCAGGAGAATGAGAATACCCTAAagaaagcaaaataataataataaaaaaaaaattgaagtccaACTCCCAAGCAACCCATTGCtaaaggacaaaaataaaaaggaaacaatttcaaaagaaaaatgaaaaaaaaaaaaaaaacaatttaagttaATTCAAGTTAAGCCAATAAACTACGAAACGAGGATTatctaatagaaaataaataaataaaatc is a genomic window of Populus alba chromosome 5, ASM523922v2, whole genome shotgun sequence containing:
- the LOC118062239 gene encoding uncharacterized protein, whose protein sequence is MAGIDDGEVGFEEAISCLPSHVLDEAIWDSKEYVKQHHHHHHHHHHHQYHSLPKLPQDPHPQRPKSSPRPGCRTKYATNWASGGPGMQAVFLDSGKKSSGTGVFLPQRAGTNMQSSKKPACAPVLLPARVVQALNINVHEIGLHLSPRQDAKNKSKGRDCNSFKNKKSKDVSAQCAVALNNENSSPEIFLPKEWTY
- the LOC118062238 gene encoding uncharacterized protein, whose product is MEGSSSDMEFTEIETNADSIDNSVIFHVIKSVFGFVLYMHQQIPSIFQDISLEFDSLQTEYKELETTITKTELKASVRRNHISRMREVKHGIKRLEKLVNTVGGLESALQLIISEVLCIEEVILVLGASPIRPQHVYELCFSRGNAVPRDDGGFAKSKVAEGLSRKAVRALISKGAGSSSYPGPTKLFLLIKAPSSFNLPLHFLPKRDFRYSKKIVPSRLQIKCRKVLEMDAPECGSQTSSSRNSRESASNDLIWFQCRHVVKGLAFKIPTEE